The following are encoded together in the Onychostoma macrolepis isolate SWU-2019 chromosome 03, ASM1243209v1, whole genome shotgun sequence genome:
- the znf385c gene encoding zinc finger protein 385C isoform X6, with protein MLIGTAAQGSPLLASLPMQGRPLQTPLDLKHFLPFRLSGSSPLSLFPNFNAMDPVQKAVINHTFGVPQSLKKKQVISCNICHLRFNSTNQAEAHYKGHKHARKLKALEAQKNKQQRRQLDNAHHNRDREKDRERDRERDSIRVKTSAPDPLPALLSNTAMEETSACDSDPVVRVDDANSSSVVLTPISEVSSADLSVSSPHFQNPDGLLEPTGAPSETAAQQDNPTGDTPAEKDPKKTKQHLHCPICKVTVNSTTQMDAHNSGTKHKLMMEGQSVLPRRRGKAMSSRPSCKSKRLASKGSVGVASKSFYCEVCEIHVNSETQLSQHMNSRRHKDRLAGKPPKPKFNPHAKSQPTSAASQGVRWNSYAGGAVSAMKKVINQCNLSSLSSQTKLVLQKQLTKNLTASFLHTPLTPPTLCTVAANPLALRHPPGTTFIQTPILGPALFRPAPGPLRATHTPIIFSPY; from the exons GTACGGCTGCTCAGGGGagccccctgctggcctcattACCGATGCAGGGTCGCCCGCTGCAGACCCCTCTGGACCTGAAACACTTCCTGCCCTTCCGGCTCAGTGGCTCCTCCCCCCTCAGCCTGTTCCCCAACTTCAACGCT ATGGACCCGGTGCAGAAGGCTGTGATAAACCATACGTTTGGTGTTCCTCAGTCCCTGAAGAAAAAACAGGTCATCTCATGCAATATCTGCCACCTGCGCTTCAACTCCACG AATCAGGCTGAAGCTCATTATAAAGGCCATAAACATGCTCGTAAGCTGAAAGCATTAGAGGCTCAGAAGAACAAACAGCAGAGACGACAACTCGACAACGCACATCACAACCGAGACAGGGAGAAGGACCGAGAGAGGGACAGGGAGAGAGACAGCATCAGAGTGAAAACAAGTGCTCCAGATCCACTTCCTGCCCTGCTGAGTAACACTGCCATGGAGGAAA CTTCTGCCTGTGACTCAGATCCTGTCGTGAGGGTGGATGATGCTAACTCTAGTTCGGTGGTCCTGACACCTATATCGGAGGTGTCGTCTGCGGACCTGTCTGTCTCCTCCCCTCACTTCCAGAACCCGGATGGTCTGCTGGAACCCACCGGTGCCCCCAGCGAGACAGCCGCTCAGCAGGACAACCCTACAGGGGACACACCGGCAGAGAAAGACCCCAAAAAGACCAAACAACATCTGCATTGCCCCATCTGCAAAGTCACAGTCAACTCCACCACTCAGATGGATGCTCACAATAGTG GAACCAAGCATAAACTAATGATGGAAGGACAGAGTGTTTTACCACGACGACGAGGAAAGGCAATGTCATCCCGCCCCTCATGTAAAAGCAAGCGATTGGCCAGTAAGGGGAGTGTGGGCGTGGCCAGCAAGAGCTTCTACTGTGAAGTTTGCGAGATCCATGTTAATTCTGAGACTCAACTTAGCCAG CACATGAACAGCCGAAGGCATAAGGATAGACTGGCTGGGAAGCCCCCGAAGCCCAAGTTCAACCCTCACGCCAAGAGCCAGCCTACCTCAGCAGCATCG CAGGGTGTCAGATGGAACAGTTATGCGGGTGGCGCAGTGTCTGCTATGAAGAAAGTTATCAACCAATGCAATCTGTCCTCTCTGTCCTCACAG actaAACTGGTTCTACAGAAGCAATTGACAAAAAATCTGACCGCCAGCTTCCTTCACACACCCTTAACTCCACCCACCCTCTGCACAGTCGCAGCCAATCCTCTTGCGCTGCGACACCCGCCGGGCACCACTTTCATTCAGACGCCGATCCTCGGCCCTGCCCTCTTTAGGCCAGCGCCAGGACCTCTGAGAGCAACACACACTCCCATCATATTTTCCCCTTATTGA